The genomic window CTTGTAGAGGTAGCGCAGGTAGATGTCTTCGCGACCGGCGGTGAGGGCCTCGGGGAGGTCGGGGACCAGGTGGAAGAGCCAGTGCCAGACGCGGCGGACGCTCCGCTGGTCGAGCCGCGCGAAGATGTCATAGGTGGGGGCGATGTCCAGCAAGACAAGGTGGGTGAGGAGCGCCGGATGGTCGAGGGCGAAGCGGTGGCCGACCCGTGCGCCGCGATCGTGGCCGACGAACACGACCGGCCCGATCCCGAGCGCCTGGATCACCTCCGCGATGTCTGCCGCCATGGTGCGCTTGTCGTAGCCGGTCGTCGGGCGGTCGGAGTCCCCGTAGCCGCGCAGGTCCGGAGCCACGACGGTGAACCGCTCGGCCAGCGCCGGCAACACCTTGCGCCACATGTGGCCGGTCTGGGGAAACCCGTGGAGGAGGATCATGCCCGGCCCCTCCCCCAGGCGGCGGCAATGGATCCGGACCCCGTCCCGCACGCGCACGACGCTGCGAATCATGTCCACCCCATTTCCTCCAATGCTCTGCCCCTGCGCTGCACCGGCCCTCGCGACGAGGGGCCGACCGTAGCACGTTGGCCCACGGAGTGGCAAGCCGCGGCGGGACCGGGGGGTCCTCCCGGGGCGCGGTTTGCCCCCCCCTACCTTTTCTGTTAGACTCGCGGCGCTGGAGGAGGGAATGAAGGTTCTGATCCGCCGGCCGCGGCGGGAGGTGGAGCTCCCGGGCCGGCGCCGCGTCCGCGAGGTCCTGAAGGAGCTGCAGATCAACCCGGAGACGGTCATCGTCGTCCGGGGGGAGACGCTCCTCACCTCCGACGACGTGGTGGGCGAGGAGGAGCGGATCGAGGTGATCCCGGCCATCTCGGGAGGGGCCCAGTGAAGTGCTCTACCTGCCAGGGGAAGGCGGCCATCGAGATCCGCCGGCACAACGCCGCCTTCTGCGGCCCCTGCTTCCTCGGCCACCTGGAACGGCAAATTCAGCGGGCGATCGAGTCGGAGCGGATGCTCGCGCCGGCGGAGCGGGTGCTCGTGGCGGTCTCGGGGGGGAAGGACAGCCTCTGCCTGTGGGAGGTCCTGCGGCGGCTGGGCTACGAGACCACCGGACTGCACCTGGACCTGGGAATTGACGGCTACTCCCCGGAAGGGCGCAAGAAGACCGAGGCGTACGCGGAGGCCCACGAGCTCCCCCTCCAGGTGATCGAGGTCAAGCAGGAGACCGGGTTCACCATTCCGGAGCTGGGCGAGCGGACCCGGCGTCCCCCCTGCTCGGGCTGCGGCCTCTCGAAGCGCTACCTGATGAACCGGGCGACCCTCGCGGGGGGCTTCCCGGTGCTGGCCACCGGCCACAACCTGGACGACGTGGCGGCCATCCTCTTCGGCAATGTCCTGCACTGGCAGACGGAGCAGCTCAGCCGGATGACGCCGGTCCGCCCCGCCACCCACGCGAAGCTCGCCAAGACGGTCAAGCCCCTCATCCGGGTCACGGAGCGGGAGGCGGTGGCCTACTGCCTGCTTCGGGGCGTGGACTACCACGAGGACGAGTGCCCGAACGCCGCGGGGGCCACCCTCCTTCTCTATAAGGACGTCATCAATCAGATCGAGGCGGTCTCCCCCGGAAGCAAGCAAGCCTTCTACCAGGAGTTCGTGAAGAAGGTCCAGCCGCACCTGGCAGCGGGGGAGACGGTCACCCTCCGGGAGTGCGACGTCTGCGGCCAGGTGACCACGGGGGAGGTCTGCGCCTACTGCCGGATGATGGAGCGGGCGCGGCAGACGACCGTGCGGCGGGGGCGCGTCACCCGGACCGTCCTCGAGGTGCCTCCGGCGTGAACGGCCCCCCCTTCGCCCCCGGGGACCGCGTGCTCCTGACCGACCCCAAGGGCCGCCGGTACCTGGTGGTCCTCCAGCCCGGGCAGCGCTTCTCCTCCCACCTGGGGTTCATCCCTCACGACGACCTGCTGGGCCGTCCCGACGGGAGCATCGTCACCTCCACGCTGGGCGCGCGCTTCACCGCCTTCCGCCCGCTCCTGGCCGAGTACGTGGTGAAGATGAAGCGGGGGGCGCAGGTCCTCTACCCGAAGGATCTCGCCCTCATCTGCATGTGGGCGGACATCTACCCCGGGGCCACCGTGGTCGAGGCGGGGGCGGGGTCCGGCGCCCTCAGCCTGGCGCTGCTTCGGGCCATCGGGCCGACGGGTCGGCTGATCACCTAC from Candidatus Methylomirabilis sp. includes these protein-coding regions:
- a CDS encoding MoaD/ThiS family protein; translation: MKVLIRRPRREVELPGRRRVREVLKELQINPETVIVVRGETLLTSDDVVGEEERIEVIPAISGGAQ
- a CDS encoding alpha/beta hydrolase, with amino-acid sequence MIRSVVRVRDGVRIHCRRLGEGPGMILLHGFPQTGHMWRKVLPALAERFTVVAPDLRGYGDSDRPTTGYDKRTMAADIAEVIQALGIGPVVFVGHDRGARVGHRFALDHPALLTHLVLLDIAPTYDIFARLDQRSVRRVWHWLFHLVPDLPEALTAGREDIYLRYLYKAWAFNPAAIEEEAIREYLRCFREPGGMRAAFDDYRAGATIDLEHDGADRQRKVAVPTLVLWGGSRMAQSADMLAVWRERCERVEGHALPDCGHFLPEEQPGAVVDAILKFLG
- a CDS encoding ATP-binding protein, with the translated sequence MKCSTCQGKAAIEIRRHNAAFCGPCFLGHLERQIQRAIESERMLAPAERVLVAVSGGKDSLCLWEVLRRLGYETTGLHLDLGIDGYSPEGRKKTEAYAEAHELPLQVIEVKQETGFTIPELGERTRRPPCSGCGLSKRYLMNRATLAGGFPVLATGHNLDDVAAILFGNVLHWQTEQLSRMTPVRPATHAKLAKTVKPLIRVTEREAVAYCLLRGVDYHEDECPNAAGATLLLYKDVINQIEAVSPGSKQAFYQEFVKKVQPHLAAGETVTLRECDVCGQVTTGEVCAYCRMMERARQTTVRRGRVTRTVLEVPPA